The Pseudomonas hefeiensis genomic sequence TCGGGCACCGGTTTGTCTTCGGCCAGACGCACCTTGATCGGCGCGCCATCGAGGTTGAGGGTGAGGATCTTGTAGGTGCCCAGGTCTTCGACGTGGACGACATCGGCCCGCATCGCGTCGTCGTAAGGCCCGTCCCAGACATGGACGAACTCAGGACGAATACCGACCTTCAGGCTTTTGCCTTCGGCCTGGGCAATACCGCGTTGCAACGTTTCGGACAACGGCAAGTGGGTGGAAGCGAAACCGACGCCGCCGGTTTGTGCCGTGACCTCGATCAGGTTCATCCCCGGGCTGCCGATGAAATAGCCGACAAAGGTGTGGCTCGGACGCTCGAACAACTCCCGGGGCGTACCGAACTGCACAATCTGACCGCCATACATCACCGCGATCTTGTCGGCGAAGGTGGAAGCTTCCAACTGGTCGTGAGTGACGTAGACCATGGTGATGTTGAACTGCTCGTGGATCTGCTTGAGCTTGCGCCGCAGTTTCCATTTCAGGTGCGGGTCGATCACCGTCAGCGGCTCGTCGAAGAGGATCGCCGACACATCGTCGCGCACCAGCCCGCGACCCATGGAGACTTTCTGTTTTTCGTCGGCGGTGAGGTTGCGGGCCTTTTTGTCCAGCAGGATCTGCAGGTCCAGGACCTCGGCGATTTCCTGCACCTTGGTGTGGATTTTCGCCTCGGCCATGCCCTGGTTACGCAGCGGGAAGGCCAGGTTGTCGAACACTGTCATGGTGTCGTACACCACCGGGAACTGGAACACCTGGGCAATGTTGCGACGCTCCGGGGTCAGGTCGTTGACGACTTTACTGTCGAACATCACCTGGCCTTCGGAGGGGCTCAGCAGTCCGGAAATGATATTGAGCAAGGTGGATTTTCCACAACCCGATGGCCCGAGCAACGCATAGGCGCCGCCCTGTTCCCAGATGTGGTTCATCTCGCGGATCGCGTAATCCTCAGGGCCCGCCGGGGTGCTGGTGTAGCTGTGGGCGAGGTTCTGCAAACGAATTTCAGCCATCAGGCAACCCTCGCAATACGCTGGCCCGGGGCTTGGACCAGCTTGCCCTGGGCATCGAAGACAAACAGTTTGTGGGTCGGAATGTAGATGCGGATCGGCTCATCCACGTCGTATTCATGGACGCCGGACAAGTGCAGCACCAGCAGGAAATGCTCGTTGCGCACGTGCAGGAATGTCTCCGAACCGCTGATCTCGGCCACCTCGACGGTCACCGCCAGTTCCAGGTCGTCGTCGTTACTCGGCACCAGGGAAATATGGCTGGGTCGCACACCGAAGCGGAACTCACCCTCGCCCACCGGCCGCAGGTCGACGTTCAGCGGAAAGTGCACGAAATTGGCAAAACTCACTTCATTGCCGGCGATACGGCCCGGCATGAGATTGATCGGCGGCTCGGAGAACAGCTCAGCGGCCAGTACGGTTTGCGGCTGGTGATACACCGAGGCCGACTTGCCGCTCTGGATCACCCGGCCCTCATGCAGAATCGTCGTGGTGCCGCCCAAAGCCAAGGCCTCGTTGGGTTCGGTGGTGGCGTAGACGGCGATGGTGTGGCGGGCCTGGAACAGTTCGCGCATTTCCTGGCGAAGTTCTTCACGCAGCTTGTAGTCCAGGTTCACCAGGGGCTCGTCGAACAGGATCAGTTCGGCGTCCTTGACCAGCGCCCGGGCCATGGCGGTGCGCTGCTGTTGGCCACCTGACAACTCCAGCGGGTAACGCTGCAGGAACTTCTCAATGCGCAGCATCTTCGCGGTTTCCAGCACCTTGCTCTGGATCACCTCGTTGGACACACCGGCCTGGCGCAACGGCGAGGCGATGTTTTCGAACACGGTCATGGTCGGGTAGTTGATGAACTGCTGATAAACCATCGACACATTACGCAGCCGCACCGGGCGCTGGGTGACGTCAACGCCGTTCATCAGGATGCGACCGCTGTCGGGCTTGTCCAGACCGGCCATCAGGCGCATGAGGCTGGTCTTGCCGGACAGCGTGCGGCCCAGCAGAACGTTGAAGGATCCGGGTTCGAAACTCAGGTTGGCATCGTCGATCCAGGTCTGGCCTTCGACGGTGCGACAGATGTGCTCAAGCGTTAATGACATGGCTCGGCCTTTTTATTATTTGGAGTCAAGCGACCCGAGTCTAAAAGCGAAAGCCGTGCCAGGAATCACAAACCCATGATCCTATTGATTTTTTCTCTTACTCTTCAGAAAAGCACGTTCGTTGATGAACGAAAATGAACAAATCTGACTGAACAACTGAACAGATCACAGGTTGACAATGAACAATTTTGAACAACACTGAATAAACGCTTTCGGCTAGCCTGACCGAAATCCTGTGGGAGCGGGCTTGCTCGCGAAGGCGGTGTGTCAGCCAGCAGAAATATCGACTGTCACGACGCTTTCGCGAGCAAGCCCGCTCCCACAGGTTTCTGTGTAGGAAGTGGCATTCAGGCATGCCCCAGCACAAGGAGTATGTGCGAGACTTATCACAACAATAAAAACAACATCTGCGAGAGTGCCCCATGGCCGCACCTGCTCCAGCCTTGTCCCACGATGCCATCATCCAGGCGTCCTGGTCCCGCTGCCGCGCCTTTGGCCTGAATCACCAGAGTGTGCCTGCCTTCGATCAATTGCCCGCCGAAGGCATTGCCCGGTTGCTGGAAAGCCAGCATTCGCTGGTGCAGACCACCCACCAGGAAGTCCTGCCGTATTACGAGAACATCCTGAGCAACTCCAATTGCCTGATCATGCTGGCCGACAACCAGGGCCAAGTGCTGACCTCGTGGGGCACCCAACGCTTCATCGAACCGAAACTGGCCCATGGCTTCAGCGCCGGGGCGAGCTGGATGGAGCGCAGCAGCGGCACCAACGCCATCGGCACCGCCCTGGCCTGTGAACAGGCGGTACACATTGAACACGATGAACACTTCCTCAAGGCCAACCGTTTCATGACCGGCTCCGCCGCGCCGATCTTCGACGCCGAGCGCAAGGTCATTGCCGTGCTGGACGTTTCCAGCGACAGCTACCTGCCGCCGTCCCACACCCTGGGCATGGTCAAGATGATGAGCCAGACCGTGGAAAACCGGCTGATCCTCAACCTGTTTCGCGGTGAACATTTCCAGCTGACCTTCAACACCGGATTAAACAACCTCGACAGCCAGTGGGCCGGACTGCTGATTTTCGATGAAACCGGCCAGGTGCTTTCCGCCAACCGCCGCGCCGACAATCTGCTGGGCCTGCGCCTGTCGCGGGTGAGCATCGAAAGCCTGTTCAAGGTTTCGCTGTTGGAGCTGCAGAACCAGCCCGACGGCCTGCCGTTCGCCCTGCAAGCGTCGGGGAGCAATCGTTTCCAGTGCTTGCTCAAACGCCCGCAACAGGTGACGGTCAAGGCCCGGGTCTTCAGCGAGCCAGCGCCCTCGTCCGCCCCCGCCGCAAACGTGATCAGCCTCAATACCCTGCACTTCGGTGACAGCCGCGTGGAAAAAGCCGTACGCCAGGCCGAGCGCTTGCTGGAGAAGGACATTCCACTGCTGATCCACGGCGAAACCGGGGTCGGCAAGGAAGTGTTCGTCAAAGCCCTTCACCAGGCCAGCTCCCGCAGCAAGCAGCCGTTCATTGCGGTCAACTGCGCGGCAATCCCCGCCGAGCTGGTGGAATCGGAACTGTTCGGTTACGAAAAAGGCGCCTTCACCGGCGCCAATCAAAAAGGCAGCATCGGCCTGATCCGCAAGGCCGACCGCGGCACCCTGTTCCTCGATGAGATCGGTGACATGCCCCTCCCGACTCAGGCCCGATTGCTGCGGGTATTGCAGGAGCGTTGCGTGCAACCGGTGGGCAGCGCCGAGCTATTCCCGGTGGACATTCGCATCATCTCCGCCACCAACCGCTCGTTGCGCGAACAGGTGCAGCTGGGCCGGTTCCGTGAAGACCTGTACTACCGCATCGGCGGCCTGACCCTGGAGCTGCCGCCCCTACGCGAACGCAATGACAAACAGGCCCTGTTCAAACGTCTTTGGGAACACCACCGCGAACCCACACAATGGGCCGGCCTGAGCCGCGAAGTGCTGGATCTGTTCGAACGCCATCCGTGGCCAGGCAACCTGCGCCAGGTCAGCAGCGTGCTGCAAGTCGCCCTGGCAATGGCCGAAGAGCAGCCGATCCGCGCGGAACATCTGCCGGACGACTTCTTTATTGATCTTGAGATGGAACCGGTGGAAACACCGGAGCCGCTGACGGTCGACCTGAACGATGTCGAGAATCTGAACCGCCAGTTGCAGGCGGTAGGCGGGAACATTTCGCACCTGGCGCGGCGGCTGGGGGTCAGCCGCAACACCTTGTACAAACGTCTGCGGCAACTTGAAAACTGATGCAAAACCTGTGGGAGCAACTGTCTTGGATGGTTTATTTAGCCATCCAATCTGTGGGAGCAAAGCTTGCTCGCGAGGCGGCCTTGCGGCCGGCCTGGCTCTCCCGGTCGTACTCCGATCCAGTTGTGGGAGCGAGCCCGCTCCCACAGGCGTTTCGCTTAACTGACTGGCATCACTGCGAATGAGGCTGCTATTTATTCCATTGACGCTTTAGTCAAACGCACCGTTGAGCACTTCATAAATGATGCCGGTGGCAATCGCCACCAGAATCAGGTCCGTACCCACCTGCTGCCATTCATAACCGTCATAGTGCGGCAAGCGCCCCAGCAAACGCCCGTCCAGCTTCTTGGCGATGCCCGGTGGCAGCGGTTTGCCTCGGGCGAGGTTTTTCTGGATACCCGGTGGCAGTGGCGGACCGGGGCTCCAATAATCACGGTGGCCGCTGATCAGACCAAGAACGCCGCCACGGTCGATGCTGGGGCCGTTGTGCCAATCGCCGCCACCACCGGATGGGTTGCCCTTGCCGCCCTGGTTGCCTTTGCCGCCCTGATTGTTTCCTGGGTTGCCTTGACCGCCCTTGTTGCCCTGCCCGCCTTTGCTCCCTTGCCCCTGACCTTGATCGAACTTGGCGTTCCCCTTGTCGTTACCCGGGTTTGCCACTACAGCGGTAGCACCCGCCACGAGGGCGAAGCAGGTAACCGCAACAATCAACGAGCGCGATTTGAACATAGTAGTTCTCACTCAAAATGGAACATCCCTGCGAATATAGAGGCTAGCGGTGATATTAGTTCCATATCATGCTGCGTGCCGACAGCGAGGCCCAATACCGTACAACAACGCTTTCAAGGAGCTCCATGCGCAAGGATTACCTGGCCTTTTTCATTTCAATGTTCCTCTCACGGCTGGCCGACCAGATATTACTGTTCATCGTCCCGTTGATTGTTTTCCAAACCACCCACAGTGTCTCCTGGGCGGGCCTGGCTTTCTTCGTCGAATCCCTGCCGCGCTTTCTGTCGTTCCCGATCTGCGGCGCGCTGTGCGACAAGTTTTCGCCCATTAGAATCCTGCACATCAGCCAGGTTTATCGCGCCGTGATATGCATTGCCGCCGTGGTGCTCTTCATGATTTTCGGCGGCATCTATTGGATCGTCGCCCTCTCGGCGGTCTGCGGCGTACTGACCACCCAAGGCATCATGGCGCGTGAAGTGGTGATGCCTTACATCTTCAAGCACTACACCTACACCAAGACCTTGTCGTACTCGCAGATCGCCGACCAGACCGGGCTGGTGCTGGGCCCGTTGATCGCCGCGCTGATGCTGGAGGTCTGGGCCTGGCACTGGGTGGTGCTGGCAATTGCCGGGCTATTCCTGCTGGCGGACCTGGCCATGCTGTTCTGGCAGCGCGCCAGTGCGGTGACGCTTGAGACCTTCGAACAACATCACGACGTCTGGCTGAACCCGCTGCGCATTGCCTTCGGTCACATCCGCAACCTGGCCGAGCTGAAAAAAATCATTGGCCTGGCCGTGGGTGTCAACCTGATCATCGGCGTCACCCTCGCCACCTCGGCGGCCATGGTGATTGGCGAGTACAGCGCCGGTAAGGACTACTACGCCTGGTTGCAGGCGGCCGGCGCCGTAACCACCATCCTCATTTTGTTCTTCCTGGCGCGGGTGACCTTGCCCTTGAGGGTCCTGGGCAGCCTGTCCTACACGCTGATCGCCGCCGGCGCCTTCATCACCGCGTTCAGCCCGACGCTGTGGGGCTACCTCGTCGGATTTTTGCTGATCGTCGGCTTCGACAAGATGTTCAACGTCTACATGCGCAGCATTCGCCAGCAGGTCATTCCAGCCAAGGATTTTGGCAAGACCGTGGGTGTCATTACCCTGCTCAATAACCTGTCACAACCCTTCGCGGGGCTGCTGATAGCGCTGCTGGCAGCGCCTGTCGGAACGCAGCAGGTGATCCTGCTGCTGGCGCTTGCCACCAGTCTGATCGGCATCACCGTGGTCGTGGTCTTTAGCAAGACGGCAGGCCTGCCGGAAGGCTATGGCGCCGATACAGACGGTTGAGAAGTCGTCCGCGTCTTTAAATATTCATCTGTGGGCGGTTAGAGTTTCCTGGTGCGCACCATTCGTCGCTAATGGAAGGTGACGCGTATTTCGCCGCCACGTCTGGCTCAGGGTTTGCACCGACTTGTCATGGCAGCCTCGGGGCGACGTAACCCTGACGCGGCGGCCGTCTAATCACTGCTTGGTCAGTCACCGGAGATGTACCGTGTCAACTCTCAACGAAATCGCAGCGAACCACGCGAGAATGGCAAAGGCAAAGGAAGAAGAGTCGATACGGCTGCGCGCACTTCACGGTCAGATAGTCGGTGGTTTTGACATTGCGCCGGTCGAGGCGAAACAGAAGATGCCACTGCACTTCATGGCGGGCGTTCAGGACCACTCGTTTGGGGAGGCATTGGCCCTGAACTTCTGACCTGTGTTGATTGAAATTCATCGCCCGCTTGTGAGCGGGCGGTATGGCTTCAGAACTGCCTGACTAACGCGGCTGCAAGTATCCCGGCCGCAATCGCCGGCAGAGGTTTCTTCACTATCACCATGATGATTGCGGTGGTCAGCAAAGCCAGGCGTGCGCCGTTGTCACCCTCGATCGCCAACGGGGCAAGCACCGCCACTAATACCGAGCCGGACATCGCCGTAATGAATTGCTGGACCCGATAGTTGATCGGCACGAACGACATCACGAAAACACCGCCCCAGCGGGTCGCCAACGTCACGATGGCCATGATCAGGATGATGATCAGGGTGCCATGGTCCGCCGTGTCGATATTCATTGTTTTTTCTCCATCCACAACGCGCCCAGGATCCCCCCCGCCAAAGCCCCCACCACGACATGACTGTTAGCCGGCAGATACCAGTAGGCCAACAGCGATGAACAGGCCGCCACCGTCCAGATGATGAGCATGCGCAGGTTCTTCTTGCCGCCCACGACCATCGCCAACAAGAAACAGCCCATCACCATGTCGAGCCCGAAACTGACGGGGTCTTCAATGGCGCTGCCAAAGTGCAGCCCCAGCCAACTGCCCAGGATCCAGGCGACCCAGAGCGCGATGCCACCGCCGAATAAAAGCCCCAGTCCCGGCTTTCCACGACTGAACGCTTGCATCGCCATGGCCCAGTTGGCGTCCGAGACCACCAGCATCACACCATAACGCTTGGCAACCGGCAGCTCCCGTAGCCACGGGTAGAGCGTGGCGCCCATCAACAGGTGTCGGGCGTTGATGGCAAAGACGGTGATCATCAACGGAACAACCGGGACCTGTTGGCCCCATAGATCCAGCGCGGCAAATTGAGAAGCGCCGGCGAATACCAGCGTGCTCATGAGCACGGCTGAAACATCACTCAGCCCTGACTGCGCTGCAGCCAGGCCAAAGGCGACGCCAAATACAACGACGAACAGAGAAATGGGGAGTAGCTGTTTGAAGCCGTCGTAGATGTGATTGAGCTTTAGTTCATGCAGGCGGGATTCTACGTTCGACAAGGGATGGCCTCTTTTAAATATTTGCTGCGTCACTTGAACAACCAAGGGCCGCAAGACAGGAGCCGTGTCAGCAAAGAAGTCATGAGAAAGCCCTACGATTTAATGTAGGGCTTACTTTAGCCATTCTCGTCAGTTACCACTGCGAACGCACTGAACTGCTGGCTTACTCAGCCGCCGACCGGCTGTTACGCCAGAACAGATACGCCAGCCCCACCGGCGCTACGAAAATCGCCAACGACCAGCACATCGCCATGGTGAAAGCCTTCACCATCAGCATGAACAGTGCGTTCACGAAGAACACATTGTTGCCCATGATGTAACCAACGACACTTTCGTAGACAAACCGAGAATACGGGTAGAGCAATGTGTTGATGACCGCTAACACAATCAACCCAGGCTTCGCGCCGATTCCTCCAGGACCATTGGCCGCCAGAGAGATGATCATCACAGCGAACACCAGCCCAAAAAGGAAGTGGCGGATGTAGTAGCTGGTAGTAAGACCCCCAAAGGTCTTGGCGAAAAATGAGTGCATAGAAGATCCCTCTTGAACGCTGATTTAAACGAGGCGCCACCATACCAGCATCATTTTTTCGCGCAAGATCAAGCGGGTCGACGGATTGATGTCTCAGCAAGCGGTGGACAATCGGACCAAGTCGTTTTTTAGAAACTGAGACCTACAAAAAACGGGCGATTCACACGTCGCCCGCTTTTGACATAAATCAGCAAGGACAAAAGCTAAGCGTCGGGATGCTCACTGGCCACTGAGTCGGCGGCATCTACATCTGACATATCCTCTTCGAGAGGGGCCTCATCGTCCGAGGGCAGCTCAAGCTCCGTGCCGTCTTTCTTGGGATCGTGGCCTGCTTCGTTATCCGTGCCGCGCGTAACGTCCTGCTGGGATTTGTTCCCAGGAGCATTCTCGTCGATTTCCATACTGGCTCTCCGTTCTGACACGAGGGATCTCCTCGCTTAAACATGAGAGATGCCGGGGAACTGTAAGTGCCGGGCAATGGATGAACGGCAGGTACAGGGTTGAGCCTAGTATTGCTGTGTCGCGAACCGAAATACAGCAGGCACGGTTGCCAGAATTAGAGTAATGGACATGCCCATATTGAATATTAACGCGAGGTTCGGACGCGTTAATACTCGCCGTAGTGCAACGCCTGCTATTGCCCATACGCCAACACAAGGAATTGTCACGGTGGTTAACAGAGCGGCCGCTATCGTTAAATTCAGGAGATGGTTCTCGACTGGAATATAGGTGGCGGCCGCGCTAATTGAAAGAGTCCATGCCTTAGGGTTTATCCACTGAAACGCGGCCCCTCCGATAAGCCCCATTGGCGGTCGAGTCTCCTGATGCAGCTCCAGCGGGCCACTGGTTGCAATCTTCCATGCGAGCCAAAGAATATAGCCTGTTCCGAGGATTGCCAGTGCTATATGAAAACCTGGAACCGCGTCGAAAAGAACTCCCAGGCCCAGCCCCAATACTGCGAATTGCAAGCCGACTCCCAAGGCAATCCCACTGACAAGGGGAATTGAACGTAAAACTCCTGAGCGCGCGCCACACACGAGCACCATGGCATTGTTCGGGCCCGGGGTGCCCGTCATAACAACAGCGAATATCAAAAACGGTAGTAGGACTGCAAGATCCGTCATGAATACACTTCTAATTGAGTGGTTGATGAGCGGTCTATTTTATCGCGCGCAACTCGTATTTTGGTTGCATAATGGCGGCCATATCCAGCAACGGCACAACAAATGACCGGTTTTGACAGAATAGATCGAAGAATATTGCAGGAGCTTGCAACTGACGCCCGTCAGACGAATGTGAAGCTGGCCGAGCGAGTCGGCCTTTCGGCGTCCGCATGCCTAAGGCGGGTGCAAGAGCTTGAGCGATCCGGGGTCATTACTGGATATCGCGCGGTGATTGATCGATCCCGCCTGGGAGCGGGCTTTGTGGTTTACGTAGCCGTTGGACTTTCGAACCACACGAAAGATTGCCTGGAGGCTTTCGAGCGCGCAGTCAGCCGATGTCCAGACGTCGTGGAGTTCCACACGATAACTGGGGCAATTGAGTATCTACTGCGGGTTGAAGTTGAGGATATAAGGTCCTATAAAACTTTCCACACCGACGTCCTCGGTACCTTGCCGCACGTTTCTTCGATCACCAGCTACATCGTTATGGACTCGCCAAAAAATGAGCGTCCTTGAACAGTAGATTGCAGGCTGGTCTGGCGTGCTGTTGGGGTTTCTAAAGGTAATGATCTGCGATCACCAGTATCCTTTTTCCTGCTTCCATTGCTCCCTGCTGAAAATAGATTGGAAGATGTAAACCTCATCAGGACGGGACAAGCGTATCCGGATTGCAGCTCATGCAACTGATTCAGGGTCCGTTGGATACAGGACCCTGAGCGGACTGTGCTGAAAGCGGAACATCAAACACTCGATCAAACCCCCATTGAAAAACCAGCGAGTAAAAAAAGAAAAACACAAACAGGCCCAGGTTAGTCATCAGTGCCATCCACAGGCTGATGCCTAGCCACGCCCCAATCACCGGGGTAAGGATCAGCGTCAAACCACCTTCAAAACCCAGGGAATGGAACAGTCGTCGAATCCAATTGCGATGACGGCTGCGCTGGTGACGCTCCCACCACTCGAACAAGCCATTGAAAAGCATGTTCCAGGCCAGCGCGACAGCAGAAATCACCAGCGACAGCAGGGTTGAATAGCCCATGCCCTGGTCGTAGGTCAGCGCCAACGCCGGTGCCACGAACAGCACGCCGCCGGTTTCGTAGAGAACGGCCTGGAGGATTCTGCGGTTCGTACCTTGCATCGGCGGGCTCCTGAATGGGGTTGGATGACCACAGCCTGGCAAGTTGAGCGCACGCGCACAATTGAGCTAAATTGAGCCACGCTCAACCTGAGTAACCTACCCGCCTATGTTCGCCAAACTGCCCCTCACCGCCTTGCGCGGCTTCGAGTCCGCCGCACGGCTGGGCAGCTTCAAGGCGGCGGCCCAGGAACTGAATGTCAGCCCGGCAGCGATCTCCCATCAGGTCAAAAGCCTTGAAGCCTTCCTTGGTGTGCGACTGTTCGAACGCACCAGCCAAAGCGTGCGCCTGAGCGCCGATGGCGAACGCCTTCAGCCGTTCATGCACCGTGCCCTGCTTGATATCCAACATGGCCTGCAGGTTCTGTCGCCGCCTTGTGCTGCACAGTCCTTGGTGGTGAGCACGACGCCGGCATTCGCCAGCCTGTGGCTGATACCGCGGCTTGGGGATTTTCATCGGTTGCACCCGGAGATCGACGTCAGGCTGCACAGCAGCAACGAAGTGGTGGACCTGCGGCGTGATGCAAGCATCGACCTGGCCATCCGCGCCCTGTTCACGCCTGACCCACAACTGTTCGAGCAGCCTTTGCTGGACGAGTATTTTGGCGTCTATTGCCGCCCCGGCTGGCAGCCGCCCGCTACGGGCTCGCCCGTCGAACTGATCGACGTGCCGTGGCTGAGTAGCGCAAAGGCGGAGGTCGACTGGCCTGCGTGGTGCGCCAAGGCCGAGGCCCTGGGCTGGCTGGAGAACGCGCGTTTTCGGCGTTATGACGAGGAACAGCATGCACTGCAGGCGGCGATCGCCGGGCATGGGCTGGCGCTCGCCAGCAATGTGCTGGTTGCTGAGGCTGTTGCGCGTGGGGAGCTGGTTGATTACCGCCCTGAAGTTCACCTGGCGGGGGCGCGGTATACCGTAGTGTGTGTGCCGGGGCGGGAGCGGCAGGTGGCGGTGCGGGGGTTTAGTGAGTGGTTGCTGGGTCAGAGTAACGGCTGAATGGTGAATGACCGTGGAATTCGCACCCAGGACAGAAAGCCAAGAAATATCAAGTAGAAGAAGCTCGTGAATTTCTCCAGCGAGCAGGAGTTTAACTATGAACAGCATGACCTATAAGGGCTATACAGCCCGAGTTGAGTTTGATGAGCGTGACGACATCTTCGTCGGTCGAGTTCTGGGAGTACGTGACATCATCAGCTTTCACGCCGAGTCAGTAACAGAACTGCGCACCGAATTTGCTAGTGCTATCGAGGATTATTTGGCGGACTGTGTCGAACAAGGAGTCAGCCCTGAGAAGCCAGCCTCTGGAAAGGTGATGCTGCGCATTCGTCCTGAAGTGCATGCTGCCGCTACCATTGCAGCCCAAGCTGCCGGCAAGAGCCTGAACCAATGGGCCGACGAGGTGTTTGAGCGCGCTGCACACGCCTAATGACAAATCAAGCCCAGCGCATGGCTGGGCTTTGAGCATCTATTCAGTCAACGGATGGAAAACTGGAGACAGGCCCCTCCGCCTCATATCGTGGTCTGTCCCCGCCTTCACAATGCGCTGGTTCCGAGGTTGGCGTAGGAGTTTTCGTCGATGTCGCTGGCGCGCCGACATTACTCACTGGACAGGAATCGGTCGATGATCATCGAGACCGCTTGCACCGGAGATGCCAAGGCCGTGTCTATGCAAAACGGAGCTTCGTCCCATGGCTCATATTCATGATCCAGTACCGATTGCCAGGTTGGTGGAGTCAGCCCTGGAACATCAACCCTCCTTGTTTCGACCCGGCGCCGATGTTCATCTTGATCGGAACAGACCACTTGGATATCTGCTAATCGGACACCCGCTTGTGAGGCGATTTCGCTCCACGCGATTCGGCTTTCGAGGACGGGATTGACACAATCAACGATGACTGCGTGGCCCAAACGAAGATTACTCAGGGCAAGCTCA encodes the following:
- a CDS encoding LysR substrate-binding domain-containing protein, yielding MFAKLPLTALRGFESAARLGSFKAAAQELNVSPAAISHQVKSLEAFLGVRLFERTSQSVRLSADGERLQPFMHRALLDIQHGLQVLSPPCAAQSLVVSTTPAFASLWLIPRLGDFHRLHPEIDVRLHSSNEVVDLRRDASIDLAIRALFTPDPQLFEQPLLDEYFGVYCRPGWQPPATGSPVELIDVPWLSSAKAEVDWPAWCAKAEALGWLENARFRRYDEEQHALQAAIAGHGLALASNVLVAEAVARGELVDYRPEVHLAGARYTVVCVPGRERQVAVRGFSEWLLGQSNG
- a CDS encoding type II toxin-antitoxin system HicB family antitoxin, with the protein product MNSMTYKGYTARVEFDERDDIFVGRVLGVRDIISFHAESVTELRTEFASAIEDYLADCVEQGVSPEKPASGKVMLRIRPEVHAAATIAAQAAGKSLNQWADEVFERAAHA
- a CDS encoding AAA family ATPase, which translates into the protein MLIVFSGLPGTGKTTIANELAATTGAVYLRIDTIEQAIRNSGALAQDVGRSGYMVANELALSNLRLGHAVIVDCVNPVLESRIAWSEIASQAGVRLADIQVVCSDQDEHRRRVETRRVDVPGLTPPTWQSVLDHEYEPWDEAPFCIDTALASPVQAVSMIIDRFLSSE